One window of Paralichthys olivaceus isolate ysfri-2021 chromosome 20, ASM2471397v2, whole genome shotgun sequence genomic DNA carries:
- the srfbp1 gene encoding serum response factor-binding protein 1 encodes MEKLLLSAEEKEREEEEIEAEGKEGDDDDDHEEQEEDVEEKNDSGEIKKEQQAKAKAPNKTKKVPVPAQTKDKDQDSVLNLNNEVVKMRKEVKRVRVLIIRRLIRQISASKKKKGNEAQVEKSQRKAARMLEEIHAMKVLRPDVVTKTALQKNLNFEQVCRDPKSSIVDRAVARIATHPQFSKKIEDIKAAVEAFKKDRMKDLKQGGVEKVQIKAEKVKPQSPVKSKEKKRDKEEANVKVQLKGMSENKEGDVILKDSSDAQPKTDTVIAAHSSSTADVQKKDIPESDSVRPVSTQSIKVKNTVKNNPQSKGAEKKPNAAVLQKQEKEEERDLESSDKEESDLESSDKEERDLESSDEEESDLDSSDEKEKEYFDDSTEERFHNQSSQSEESEDDFFVGKVSKYKKKKQKDVEGEKKVVKGEEVTSDKATTSDKFQNELDELESRLKSKSTSLQSVFTSLSGPLKSAGRGAGRGRGGDTFRGQRKPNAGRGFNKDFSKQSMFRKEFTGAEENSGTKYSKPDDRRRESEEKGFASGGRGRGRGRGRGDFTRHMGRGAFSQQAPQQALHPSWEASKKRKEQQGQILAFQGKKIKFDD; translated from the exons ATGGAGAAACTTCTGCTATCTgctgaggaaaaagagagagaggaggaagagattgAGGCGGAAGGTAAAgaaggagatgatgatgatgatcacgAAGAACAGGAGGAAGATGTCGAGGAAAAGAATGAttctggtgaaataaaaaaggagcaACAGGCAAAGGCAAAAGccccaaataaaacaaagaaggtTCCCGTACCCGCTCAGACTAAAGACAAAGACCAGGACAGTGTCCTGAACCTCAACAATGAGGTGGTGAAGAtgaggaaggaggtgaagagggtGCGAGTACTGATCATCAGGAGGCTGATACGACAGATCAGTGCctcgaagaagaagaaggggaatGAGGCACAAGTTGAGAAGAGTCAGAGGAAAGCTGCCAGAATGCTGGAGGAGATCCACGCCATGAAGGTTCTCAGACCAGACGTG GTGACCAAGACAGCCTTGCAGAAGAATCTCAACTTTGAGCAGGTGTGTAGAGACCCCAAGTCTAGTATTGTTGACCGGGCTGTAGCACGCATCGCCACCCACCCTCAGTTCAGCAAGAAGATTGAGGACATTAAAGCTGCTGTGGAAGCCTTCAAAAAGGATAGGATGAAGGATCTAAAGCAGGGAGGAGTGGAAAAGGTGCAAATTAAAGCCGAAAAAGTAAAACCGCAGTCACCAGTCAAAagcaaggaaaaaaagagagacaaagaagaggCAAATGTTAAAGTGCAGCTGAAGGGAATGTCAGAAAACAAGGAAGGAGATGTTATCCTTAAAGACTCAAGTGATGCTCAACCTAAAACAGACACTGTAATAGCAGCTCATTCATCCAGCACTGCTGATGTTCAAAAGAAAGACATACCAGAGTCTGACAGTGTGCGTCCAGTATCAACACAAAGTATCAAAGTAAAGAACACTGTGAAAAATAATCCTCAAAGTAAAGGTGCAGAGAAGAAACCGAATGCTGCGGTGcttcaaaaacaggaaaaggaggaagagcgTGATTTAGAGTCATCAGATAAGGAAGAGAGTGATTTAGAGTCATCAGATAAGGAAGAGCGTGATTTAGAGTCATCAGATGAGGAAGAGAGTGATTTAGACTCATCtgatgagaaagagaaagagtacTTCGACGACAGCACAGAGGAACGTTTCCACAATCAGTCCTCCCAGTCGGAGGAGAGCGAAGATGACTTCTTCGTAGGAAAAGTCAGCAAatacaagaagaagaagcagaaggaTGTAGAAGGGGAGAAAAAGGTGGTGAAGGGGGAGGAAGTGACAAGTGACAAGGCGACAACTTCAGACAAGTTCCAGAATGAACTTGATGAGCTCGAGTCCAGGCTGAAGTCTAAATCAACCTCGCTTCAGTCTgtcttcacttccctctcaggGCCTCTGAAGAGTGCTGGCAGAGGTGCAGGCAGGGGAAGAGGTGGTGATACATTTAGGGGCCAAAGAAAGCCAAATGCTGGAAGAGGTTTCAACAAAGATTTCAGTAAACAATCCATGTTTCGAAAGGAGTTTACAGGAGCGGAAGAAAACTCAGGGACCAAGTACAGCAAGCCTGACGACAGACGGCGTGAGTCGGAGGAGAAGGGCTTTGCATCTgggggcagagggaggggacgaggcagaggcagaggcgATTTCACAAGGCACATGGGTCGAGGTGCCTTTTCCCAGCAGGCACCACAGCAGGCGCTGCATCCATCCTGGGAGGCGagtaagaaaagaaaggaacagCAAGGACAAATCCTGGCCTTCCAGGGGAAGAAGATCAAGTTTGACGACTGA
- the e2f3 gene encoding transcription factor E2F3 isoform X2 codes for MNKQLLLAAEGSDGSEKSSTTGTLTPQTALNEAAFVGPHDGLKFPAPPGPSATTATGSEQQTRPREQAQAKRRLKLEASYTEDEGGASKAKRPMDSTLHNTGQKTPSRPGPAPNPITNISMIERSRNDTSLSLLTRRFIELLRNSPSGVIDLNLVTIQLNVAKRRIYDITNVLEGIRLIKKKSKNIFEWMNTPISREEVEKMDALIEQERKLDELIESCMWKVQEMSENQYTQRFAYLTHEDVQMIPSLKEQTVILIKAPPETKLEVPHPEERLQVHIRSTRGPIDVFFCSDDPVSSVGTDVSVANDSYSNLSTRGNDSVPVSSDSSFAHVSPKALHLHVPT; via the exons ATGAATAAGCAGCTTCTCTTGGCCGCGGAAGGCTCCGACGGTTCAGAGAAAAGCTCCACCACCGGGACCCTCACCCCGCAGACCGCCCTCAACGAGGCCGCCTTCGTGGGACCGCATGACGGCCTGAAGTTCCCTGCACCTCCCGGGCCCTCCGCCACTACAGCAACCGGCTCAGAGCAGCAGACACGTCCACGCGAACAAGCCCAG GCAAAGAGAAGACTGAAGCTGGAAGCCAGTTACACTGAGGATGAAGGTGGAGCTTCCAAAGCCAAGAGGCCCATGGACTCGACTCTTCACAACACGGGACAAAAGACCCCCTCAAGACCTG GTCCCGCCCCCAATCCCATAACAAACATTTCTATGATTGAGAGGTCGCGAAATGACACCTCGCTCAGTTTGCTGACACGGAGGTTTATAGAACTGCTGAGGAACTCCCCTAGTGGCGTGATCGACCTAAACTTAGTCACCATTCAGCTCAATGTCGCAAAGAGGCGTATTTACGATATCACCAACGTCCTTGAGGGGATCCGGCTCATCAAAAAGAAGtctaaaaacatatttgagtGGAT GAATACTCCAATCAGTAGAGAAGAGGTTGAAAAAATGGACGCTCTCATTGAGCAGGAGAGGAAGCTGGACGAGCTGATCGAGAGCTGTATGTGGAAAGTTCAGGAGATGTCGGAGAACCAGTACACTCAGAGAT TTGCCTATTTGACGCATGAGGATGTTCAGATGATCCCCAGTCTGAAAGAACAGACTGTGATTTTGATCAAAGCTCCTCCTGAGACAAAACTGGAGGTCCCACATCCAGAGGAG AGGCTCCAGGTCCACATCAGAAGCACCCGGGGACCCATTGATGTGTTCTTCTGCTCCGATGACCCCGTCTCTTCGGTCGGCACAGATGTCTCTGTGGCCAATGACAGCTACTCGAACTTGTCCACCCGTGGGAATGACTCCGTCCCAGTTTCGTCTGACTCCTCCTTCGCCCATGTGTCTCCCAAAG
- the maco1a gene encoding macoilin-1 isoform X1, which produces MTPPAAVTAPRAPANHRGEDEAAQCGLQQTPTAVKTEPNHGGYIYTFLYLKFLVVWVLVLLADFVLEFRFEYLWPFWLFIRSVYDSFRYQGLAFSVFFVCVAFTSDIICLLFIPVQWLFFAASTYVWVQYVWHTERGVCLPTVSLWILFVYIEAAIRFKDLKNFHVDLCRPFAAHCIGYPVVTLGFGFKSYVSYKMRLRKQKEVQKENEFYMQLLQQALPPEQQMLQRQEREAEEAALAKGISEVEPPVISQNGAPPGKKSTSVPLPELEYREKGKDSTAKEREGKKANSIGINNNSIIHTLDSKLQETEFIENYVGAKRLNNDLAGENTHADTNTHTTSKEEMGGAGKNYKNASGGGGSISNSSPRNHSSTNGSVPQGSSTNKNEKKQKGAGKGQKDPVENCIPNNQLGKPDALVRLEQDVKRLKADLQANRQLESDLRSQLSSLSSQDRSLRSELGQLRQDNELLQNKLHSAVQAKQKDKQTISQLEKRLKAEQEARALAEKQLAEERKRKKMEEATAARAVALAAATRVESNDSLRVRIRELETEYKKLSLDMKLKEEQIRDLEGKCQELRKYKENEKDTEVLMSALSAMQEKTQHLENSLSAETRIKLDLFSALGDAKRQLEIAQGQIHQREQEIAELKQKIAEVMAVMPSLSYSSDGSNLSPVAPHYSSKFMDNSPSSLDPNASVYQPLKK; this is translated from the exons ATGACGCCTCCGGCCGCTGTTACCGCACCGAGAGCTCCAGCGAACCACCGGGGGGAGGATGAAGCGGCGCAATGCGGACTGCAGCAAACTCCGACGGCCGTTAAAACGGAACCGAATCACGGAGGGTATATATA CACGTTCCTGTACCTGAAGTTCCTCGTGGTGTGGGTGCTGGTTCTGCTGGCCGACTTTGTGCTGGAGTTCAGGTTTGAGTACCTGTGGCCCTTCTGGCTTTTCATTCGGAGCGTCTACGACTCCTTCAGATACCAGGGACTG GCGTTCTCTGTCTTCTTCGTATGTGTGGCGTTCACATCGGACATCATCTGCCTCCTTTTCATCCCCGTCCAATGGCTGTTTTTCGCCGCCAGCACCTACGTATGGGTCCAGTATGTCTGGCACACAG AGAGGGGAGTCTGTCTACCAACTGTATCGCTGTGGATTCTGTTCGTGTACATCGAAGCTGCCATACGGTTCAAAGATCTGAAGAACTTTCATGTAGACCTGTGTCGACCCTTTGCTGCGCACTG TATCGGCTATCCAGTGGTGACTCTGGGCTTCGGGTTTAAGAGCTACGTTAGCTACAAGATGCGACTGAGGAAACAGAAGGAAGTTCAAAAGGAGAACGAGTTCTACATGCAGCTTCTACAGCAGGCTTTACCGCCAGAGCAACAGATGCTGCAGAGACAAGAGAGGGAGGCTGAGGAGG CTGCTTTAGCTAAAGGGATCTCAGAGGTGGAACCTCCAGTAATATCCCAAAACGGAGCTCCTCCTGGAAAGAAGAGCACATCAGTCCCGTTACCAGAACTGGAGTACAGGGAAAAAGGGAAGGACAGCACTGCGAAAGAGCGTGAGGGCAAAAAAGCAAACTCCATTGGAATCAATAACAACAGTATTATACACACACTGGACTCCAAACTACAGGAGACAGAGTTTATTGAGAACTACGTTGGGGCAAAGAGACTAAATAACGACCTGGCTGGAGAAAACACCCACGCtgacacgaacacacacactacttcGAAGGAGGAAATGGGCGGTGCGGGAAAGAACTATAAAAATGCCAGTGGAGGTGGGGGCAGCATTTCTAATTCATCTCCACGGAATCACAGCTCCACGAATGGCAGTGTGCCGCAAGGGTCATCGACAAATAAGAACGAGAAGAAGCAGAAGGGGGCTGGGAAGGGTCAGAAAGATCCGGTGGAGAATTGCATTCCCAACAACCAGCTGGGCAAGCCAGACGCTCTAGTACG GCTGGAGCAGGATGTAAAGCGACTGAAGGCAGACCTTCAGGCCAACAGGCAGCTGGAGTCAGACCTGCGGAGTCAGCTGTCCTCTCTGAGCAGCCAGGACCGCAGCCTTCGTTCTGAACTGGGCCAGCTCCGCCAGGACAACGAGCTGCTTCAGAACAA GCTCCACAGTGCCGTCCAGGCCAAGCAGAAAGATAAGCAGACCATCTCCCAGCTGGAGAAGAGGCTCAAGGCTGAGCAGGAGGCTCGGGCCCTGGCTGAGAAACAgctggcagaggagaggaagcggAAGAAAATGGAGGAGGCCACGGCTGCCAGAGCTGTAGCATTAGCTGCTGCCACTAG AGTGGAGTCTAATGACTCTCTTCGTGTTCGTATCAGAGAGCTAGAGACAGAGTATAAGAAGCTCAGCTTGGACATGAAACTTAAGGAGGAGCAGATTAGGGATCTGGAGGGCAAGTGTCAG GAGCTGAGGAAGTACAAAGAGAATGAGAAGGACACAGAGGTGTTGATGTCAGCACTGTCAGCCATGCAGGAGAAGACCCAGCACCTGGAGAACAGCCTCAGTGCTGAGACCAGGATCAAACTGGACCTCTTCTCTGCACTGGGAGATGCCAAGAGGCAGCTGGAGATAGCACAGG GCCAGATCCaccagagggagcaggagaTCGCAGAGCTGAAGCAGAAGATAGCCGAGGTGATGGCGGTGATGCCGAGTCTGTCTTACTCGTCGGACGGCAGCAACCTCAGCCCTGTCGCCCCGCACTACTCTTCCAAGTTCATGGACAATAGTCCCTCCTCCCTGGACCCCAACGCCTCAGTCTACCAGCCCCTCAAAAAGTGA
- the maco1a gene encoding macoilin-1 isoform X3: protein MVMSPLSKPCVTFSTFLYLKFLVVWVLVLLADFVLEFRFEYLWPFWLFIRSVYDSFRYQGLAFSVFFVCVAFTSDIICLLFIPVQWLFFAASTYVWVQYVWHTERGVCLPTVSLWILFVYIEAAIRFKDLKNFHVDLCRPFAAHCIGYPVVTLGFGFKSYVSYKMRLRKQKEVQKENEFYMQLLQQALPPEQQMLQRQEREAEEAALAKGISEVEPPVISQNGAPPGKKSTSVPLPELEYREKGKDSTAKEREGKKANSIGINNNSIIHTLDSKLQETEFIENYVGAKRLNNDLAGENTHADTNTHTTSKEEMGGAGKNYKNASGGGGSISNSSPRNHSSTNGSVPQGSSTNKNEKKQKGAGKGQKDPVENCIPNNQLGKPDALVRLEQDVKRLKADLQANRQLESDLRSQLSSLSSQDRSLRSELGQLRQDNELLQNKLHSAVQAKQKDKQTISQLEKRLKAEQEARALAEKQLAEERKRKKMEEATAARAVALAAATRVESNDSLRVRIRELETEYKKLSLDMKLKEEQIRDLEGKCQELRKYKENEKDTEVLMSALSAMQEKTQHLENSLSAETRIKLDLFSALGDAKRQLEIAQGQIHQREQEIAELKQKIAEVMAVMPSLSYSSDGSNLSPVAPHYSSKFMDNSPSSLDPNASVYQPLKK, encoded by the exons ATGGTTATGTCTCCGTTATCCAAACCTTGTGTGACCTTCAG CACGTTCCTGTACCTGAAGTTCCTCGTGGTGTGGGTGCTGGTTCTGCTGGCCGACTTTGTGCTGGAGTTCAGGTTTGAGTACCTGTGGCCCTTCTGGCTTTTCATTCGGAGCGTCTACGACTCCTTCAGATACCAGGGACTG GCGTTCTCTGTCTTCTTCGTATGTGTGGCGTTCACATCGGACATCATCTGCCTCCTTTTCATCCCCGTCCAATGGCTGTTTTTCGCCGCCAGCACCTACGTATGGGTCCAGTATGTCTGGCACACAG AGAGGGGAGTCTGTCTACCAACTGTATCGCTGTGGATTCTGTTCGTGTACATCGAAGCTGCCATACGGTTCAAAGATCTGAAGAACTTTCATGTAGACCTGTGTCGACCCTTTGCTGCGCACTG TATCGGCTATCCAGTGGTGACTCTGGGCTTCGGGTTTAAGAGCTACGTTAGCTACAAGATGCGACTGAGGAAACAGAAGGAAGTTCAAAAGGAGAACGAGTTCTACATGCAGCTTCTACAGCAGGCTTTACCGCCAGAGCAACAGATGCTGCAGAGACAAGAGAGGGAGGCTGAGGAGG CTGCTTTAGCTAAAGGGATCTCAGAGGTGGAACCTCCAGTAATATCCCAAAACGGAGCTCCTCCTGGAAAGAAGAGCACATCAGTCCCGTTACCAGAACTGGAGTACAGGGAAAAAGGGAAGGACAGCACTGCGAAAGAGCGTGAGGGCAAAAAAGCAAACTCCATTGGAATCAATAACAACAGTATTATACACACACTGGACTCCAAACTACAGGAGACAGAGTTTATTGAGAACTACGTTGGGGCAAAGAGACTAAATAACGACCTGGCTGGAGAAAACACCCACGCtgacacgaacacacacactacttcGAAGGAGGAAATGGGCGGTGCGGGAAAGAACTATAAAAATGCCAGTGGAGGTGGGGGCAGCATTTCTAATTCATCTCCACGGAATCACAGCTCCACGAATGGCAGTGTGCCGCAAGGGTCATCGACAAATAAGAACGAGAAGAAGCAGAAGGGGGCTGGGAAGGGTCAGAAAGATCCGGTGGAGAATTGCATTCCCAACAACCAGCTGGGCAAGCCAGACGCTCTAGTACG GCTGGAGCAGGATGTAAAGCGACTGAAGGCAGACCTTCAGGCCAACAGGCAGCTGGAGTCAGACCTGCGGAGTCAGCTGTCCTCTCTGAGCAGCCAGGACCGCAGCCTTCGTTCTGAACTGGGCCAGCTCCGCCAGGACAACGAGCTGCTTCAGAACAA GCTCCACAGTGCCGTCCAGGCCAAGCAGAAAGATAAGCAGACCATCTCCCAGCTGGAGAAGAGGCTCAAGGCTGAGCAGGAGGCTCGGGCCCTGGCTGAGAAACAgctggcagaggagaggaagcggAAGAAAATGGAGGAGGCCACGGCTGCCAGAGCTGTAGCATTAGCTGCTGCCACTAG AGTGGAGTCTAATGACTCTCTTCGTGTTCGTATCAGAGAGCTAGAGACAGAGTATAAGAAGCTCAGCTTGGACATGAAACTTAAGGAGGAGCAGATTAGGGATCTGGAGGGCAAGTGTCAG GAGCTGAGGAAGTACAAAGAGAATGAGAAGGACACAGAGGTGTTGATGTCAGCACTGTCAGCCATGCAGGAGAAGACCCAGCACCTGGAGAACAGCCTCAGTGCTGAGACCAGGATCAAACTGGACCTCTTCTCTGCACTGGGAGATGCCAAGAGGCAGCTGGAGATAGCACAGG GCCAGATCCaccagagggagcaggagaTCGCAGAGCTGAAGCAGAAGATAGCCGAGGTGATGGCGGTGATGCCGAGTCTGTCTTACTCGTCGGACGGCAGCAACCTCAGCCCTGTCGCCCCGCACTACTCTTCCAAGTTCATGGACAATAGTCCCTCCTCCCTGGACCCCAACGCCTCAGTCTACCAGCCCCTCAAAAAGTGA
- the e2f3 gene encoding transcription factor E2F3 isoform X1: protein MNKQLLLAAEGSDGSEKSSTTGTLTPQTALNEAAFVGPHDGLKFPAPPGPSATTATGSEQQTRPREQAQAKRRLKLEASYTEDEGGASKAKRPMDSTLHNTGQKTPSRPGPAPNPITNISMIERSRNDTSLSLLTRRFIELLRNSPSGVIDLNLVTIQLNVAKRRIYDITNVLEGIRLIKKKSKNIFEWMNTPISREEVEKMDALIEQERKLDELIESCMWKVQEMSENQYTQRFAYLTHEDVQMIPSLKEQTVILIKAPPETKLEVPHPEERLQVHIRSTRGPIDVFFCSDDPVSSVGTDVSVANDSYSNLSTRGNDSVPVSSDSSFAHVSPKDDANNTPGINSICNTLSDPTQHSSPVTVAPASLAPTSLTSLQPPSEDQQSFVTLASPLAFSVDGEQYLLSLAENGGITDLFSSVDQEQLPVKMPLV, encoded by the exons ATGAATAAGCAGCTTCTCTTGGCCGCGGAAGGCTCCGACGGTTCAGAGAAAAGCTCCACCACCGGGACCCTCACCCCGCAGACCGCCCTCAACGAGGCCGCCTTCGTGGGACCGCATGACGGCCTGAAGTTCCCTGCACCTCCCGGGCCCTCCGCCACTACAGCAACCGGCTCAGAGCAGCAGACACGTCCACGCGAACAAGCCCAG GCAAAGAGAAGACTGAAGCTGGAAGCCAGTTACACTGAGGATGAAGGTGGAGCTTCCAAAGCCAAGAGGCCCATGGACTCGACTCTTCACAACACGGGACAAAAGACCCCCTCAAGACCTG GTCCCGCCCCCAATCCCATAACAAACATTTCTATGATTGAGAGGTCGCGAAATGACACCTCGCTCAGTTTGCTGACACGGAGGTTTATAGAACTGCTGAGGAACTCCCCTAGTGGCGTGATCGACCTAAACTTAGTCACCATTCAGCTCAATGTCGCAAAGAGGCGTATTTACGATATCACCAACGTCCTTGAGGGGATCCGGCTCATCAAAAAGAAGtctaaaaacatatttgagtGGAT GAATACTCCAATCAGTAGAGAAGAGGTTGAAAAAATGGACGCTCTCATTGAGCAGGAGAGGAAGCTGGACGAGCTGATCGAGAGCTGTATGTGGAAAGTTCAGGAGATGTCGGAGAACCAGTACACTCAGAGAT TTGCCTATTTGACGCATGAGGATGTTCAGATGATCCCCAGTCTGAAAGAACAGACTGTGATTTTGATCAAAGCTCCTCCTGAGACAAAACTGGAGGTCCCACATCCAGAGGAG AGGCTCCAGGTCCACATCAGAAGCACCCGGGGACCCATTGATGTGTTCTTCTGCTCCGATGACCCCGTCTCTTCGGTCGGCACAGATGTCTCTGTGGCCAATGACAGCTACTCGAACTTGTCCACCCGTGGGAATGACTCCGTCCCAGTTTCGTCTGACTCCTCCTTCGCCCATGTGTCTCCCAAAG ATGATGCTAACAATACACCCGGAATCAATAGTATCTGCAACACGCTGTCCGATCCGACACAACATTCATCACCGGTTACTGTTGCCCCCGCCTCCCTCGCGCCCACCTCCCTCACCTCCCTACAACCCCCCTCTGAAGACCAGCAGAGCTTTGTCACTCTCGCCTCACCCCTGGCCTTCTCTGTTGATGGGGAGCAGTACCTCCTGAGCCTGGCTGAGAACGGGGGCATCACtgacctcttctcctctgtcgaCCAGGAGCAATTGCCAGTGAAGATGCCCCTTGTCTGA
- the maco1a gene encoding macoilin-1 isoform X2: protein MKRRNADCSKLRRPLKRNRITEGIYSSTFLYLKFLVVWVLVLLADFVLEFRFEYLWPFWLFIRSVYDSFRYQGLAFSVFFVCVAFTSDIICLLFIPVQWLFFAASTYVWVQYVWHTERGVCLPTVSLWILFVYIEAAIRFKDLKNFHVDLCRPFAAHCIGYPVVTLGFGFKSYVSYKMRLRKQKEVQKENEFYMQLLQQALPPEQQMLQRQEREAEEAALAKGISEVEPPVISQNGAPPGKKSTSVPLPELEYREKGKDSTAKEREGKKANSIGINNNSIIHTLDSKLQETEFIENYVGAKRLNNDLAGENTHADTNTHTTSKEEMGGAGKNYKNASGGGGSISNSSPRNHSSTNGSVPQGSSTNKNEKKQKGAGKGQKDPVENCIPNNQLGKPDALVRLEQDVKRLKADLQANRQLESDLRSQLSSLSSQDRSLRSELGQLRQDNELLQNKLHSAVQAKQKDKQTISQLEKRLKAEQEARALAEKQLAEERKRKKMEEATAARAVALAAATRVESNDSLRVRIRELETEYKKLSLDMKLKEEQIRDLEGKCQELRKYKENEKDTEVLMSALSAMQEKTQHLENSLSAETRIKLDLFSALGDAKRQLEIAQGQIHQREQEIAELKQKIAEVMAVMPSLSYSSDGSNLSPVAPHYSSKFMDNSPSSLDPNASVYQPLKK from the exons ATGAAGCGGCGCAATGCGGACTGCAGCAAACTCCGACGGCCGTTAAAACGGAACCGAATCACGGAGGGTATATATAGCAG CACGTTCCTGTACCTGAAGTTCCTCGTGGTGTGGGTGCTGGTTCTGCTGGCCGACTTTGTGCTGGAGTTCAGGTTTGAGTACCTGTGGCCCTTCTGGCTTTTCATTCGGAGCGTCTACGACTCCTTCAGATACCAGGGACTG GCGTTCTCTGTCTTCTTCGTATGTGTGGCGTTCACATCGGACATCATCTGCCTCCTTTTCATCCCCGTCCAATGGCTGTTTTTCGCCGCCAGCACCTACGTATGGGTCCAGTATGTCTGGCACACAG AGAGGGGAGTCTGTCTACCAACTGTATCGCTGTGGATTCTGTTCGTGTACATCGAAGCTGCCATACGGTTCAAAGATCTGAAGAACTTTCATGTAGACCTGTGTCGACCCTTTGCTGCGCACTG TATCGGCTATCCAGTGGTGACTCTGGGCTTCGGGTTTAAGAGCTACGTTAGCTACAAGATGCGACTGAGGAAACAGAAGGAAGTTCAAAAGGAGAACGAGTTCTACATGCAGCTTCTACAGCAGGCTTTACCGCCAGAGCAACAGATGCTGCAGAGACAAGAGAGGGAGGCTGAGGAGG CTGCTTTAGCTAAAGGGATCTCAGAGGTGGAACCTCCAGTAATATCCCAAAACGGAGCTCCTCCTGGAAAGAAGAGCACATCAGTCCCGTTACCAGAACTGGAGTACAGGGAAAAAGGGAAGGACAGCACTGCGAAAGAGCGTGAGGGCAAAAAAGCAAACTCCATTGGAATCAATAACAACAGTATTATACACACACTGGACTCCAAACTACAGGAGACAGAGTTTATTGAGAACTACGTTGGGGCAAAGAGACTAAATAACGACCTGGCTGGAGAAAACACCCACGCtgacacgaacacacacactacttcGAAGGAGGAAATGGGCGGTGCGGGAAAGAACTATAAAAATGCCAGTGGAGGTGGGGGCAGCATTTCTAATTCATCTCCACGGAATCACAGCTCCACGAATGGCAGTGTGCCGCAAGGGTCATCGACAAATAAGAACGAGAAGAAGCAGAAGGGGGCTGGGAAGGGTCAGAAAGATCCGGTGGAGAATTGCATTCCCAACAACCAGCTGGGCAAGCCAGACGCTCTAGTACG GCTGGAGCAGGATGTAAAGCGACTGAAGGCAGACCTTCAGGCCAACAGGCAGCTGGAGTCAGACCTGCGGAGTCAGCTGTCCTCTCTGAGCAGCCAGGACCGCAGCCTTCGTTCTGAACTGGGCCAGCTCCGCCAGGACAACGAGCTGCTTCAGAACAA GCTCCACAGTGCCGTCCAGGCCAAGCAGAAAGATAAGCAGACCATCTCCCAGCTGGAGAAGAGGCTCAAGGCTGAGCAGGAGGCTCGGGCCCTGGCTGAGAAACAgctggcagaggagaggaagcggAAGAAAATGGAGGAGGCCACGGCTGCCAGAGCTGTAGCATTAGCTGCTGCCACTAG AGTGGAGTCTAATGACTCTCTTCGTGTTCGTATCAGAGAGCTAGAGACAGAGTATAAGAAGCTCAGCTTGGACATGAAACTTAAGGAGGAGCAGATTAGGGATCTGGAGGGCAAGTGTCAG GAGCTGAGGAAGTACAAAGAGAATGAGAAGGACACAGAGGTGTTGATGTCAGCACTGTCAGCCATGCAGGAGAAGACCCAGCACCTGGAGAACAGCCTCAGTGCTGAGACCAGGATCAAACTGGACCTCTTCTCTGCACTGGGAGATGCCAAGAGGCAGCTGGAGATAGCACAGG GCCAGATCCaccagagggagcaggagaTCGCAGAGCTGAAGCAGAAGATAGCCGAGGTGATGGCGGTGATGCCGAGTCTGTCTTACTCGTCGGACGGCAGCAACCTCAGCCCTGTCGCCCCGCACTACTCTTCCAAGTTCATGGACAATAGTCCCTCCTCCCTGGACCCCAACGCCTCAGTCTACCAGCCCCTCAAAAAGTGA